The Carassius auratus strain Wakin chromosome 34, ASM336829v1, whole genome shotgun sequence genomic sequence CCTTAAAAATGCTATTAACAAAAGAAATGTTTGTTAAGAACCTAAATCTGAAAGGATACtaagatatatttaatacttCAGGAGTTACAGCCATGCAAACCATGCAAAAAATGGCTTTTTTAATTACATTGGCATATAATGCACCAGGATTGGTGAAGTCAACAGATTAATAGACCTACCAATCTCTGTATACAAATAACATAATGATGAAGTCACGTACAAAGTCTGTAATTTGGCTCAGAGGAAAACTGTAATTTTGTCCCCCCTCAACAAAATTGTGGTTTACTAGGTAAATATACATCCATTGCATGTAATATTTTGGTTTCCTTCATTGTCAAGCATCATCTTTTGGTGCATTTGAGATGGACCCCGTCCAGTAGCTGAATGTGGAGCAGCTCAGATCagttgatgagaaatgtttgactGACTTTGTGTCAAATCAGAGCACAGACAATGTCAAGATCTTCTCTGAAACTCCAGAGGGCTTTTACTCGGGAGAAACATCGGAGCGGCAGGAGAAAATTTCAGGAGAATCGACTGAGATAAAGAAGTCTCAAATATGAGTTTTCTTTCCTGCAGCTTGTGgttatgaaatataaatgagtCATGAAAGCTTTGAGTGGTTTCTGAGGCAATATACAcccccgttcaaaagtttgaggtcggtGGTGTttataaaagaagtctcttctgctcacagaggctgcatttatgatcaaaaatactgtagaaattgtgaaatatttttactatttaacatAGCTGTTTGCTATGTGAGtatgtgttaaagtgtaatttattcctgtgatcaaagatgtattttccgcatcattcctccagtcttcagtgtcacatgatcttcagaaatcatgaaaatatgatattttactactcaagaaacatttctggttatTTTCAATATTGAAAACTACAATGATTACCATTCTGAAGTTTAGGGTTGTaatatgtttctgaaagaagtttcttttgctcaccaaggttgtatttatttgatcaaaaatacagtaaaatcaaaaaatattattaaataattttacgaTTTAAAAGAGCTGTTTTCTAAGTGAATATCTgtcaaactgtaatttatttctgtgatgctccgctgtattttcagcatcattcctccagtcttcagtgtcacgtgatcttcagaaatcattctatgctgatttactgctcatgaaacatttctgattattatcaatactgaaaacgGTTCATATTTTTGCAGAAGCcatattttttaaggattctttaatgaatagaaagctcaaaagaacaacatttattagaaatagaagcttttgaaatgtcattagaaatgtcttaactctcatttttgatcaatttaatgcgtcctcaATGAATAAAAGCGGATTCATGTGAATTAGTTGTTGCATCCACCACATAACAACAGCGAGAGTGAAGGTTCTGGAAAAGCGACTCTGTGCCTTGTTTTAATGGTGATCGTTGGGGTAAAACACAGACTTGTGGGAGTGTGTGTTTATCATGTGACAGCAAGGGCTCTGTTGTTGGTTTGCAGATGGCTAAACGGCTTCCCTGGGTTTGGCTGACGTCCCCATCGCTTCACTGAAGATGGACACACTGGAGTCGGAGTTGACTTGTCCAATCTGTCTGGAGCTTTTCGAGGATCCTCTACTGCTGCCTTGCGCCCACAGCCTGTGCTTCAACTGCGCTCACCGTATTCTGGTGTCCCACTGTCCCTCGTTCGACGAGTCCAGCAAACCGTTCTCTGCGTTCCAGTGTCCCAGCTGTCGCTATGTCATCACCCTCGACCAGCAGGGACTAGACGGCCTCAAGCGCAACGTCACTTTGCAGAACATCATCGACCGCTTCCAGAAGGCGTCTCTGAGCGGCCCGAATTCTCCGACCGAGACGCgtcgctgcaatcctccgccggtGGATGACGACAGGGTCATGAGTTCGCCGAGCGAAGCCGTCCAGTGCCAGTTCTGTGAGCAGGACCCGCCGCAGGAGGCGGTCAAGACCTGCGTCACCTGCGAGGTTTCGTATTGTCAGGAATGCCTGCGTGCGACTCACCCGAACAAGAAGCCGTTTACGGGACACCGGCTCACGGAGCCTGTACCGGACTCTCGGCTCCGAGGACTGGCCTGTCCCGAGCACGGAGAGGAGAAGGTCAACATGTACTGCGTGACGGACGATCAGCTGATTTGCTCGCTGTGCAAACTGGTCGGGCATCACCGTGAACACCAGGTGGCAGCACTGGGAGAGCGATTCGATAAGCTGAAGGTGAGAGACAAACGAACgagaaggtttttatttttttattgcaactaTGATTTGAAACACAATAATTACATCATCATAAGAACTATTTTCTTTCACAATTTTGGGAATTTTAGTATTAAAGATTGCAgttgtgaattaaataaaatgtatatatatatatatatatatatatatatatatatatttttttttttttttttgctgtgcctGTTTGTATGGCtgcacaatttattattattattattctaactacataaaaggaattaaaacaaaatgaataatgcGTGTGATATTTCACTGTACAATAAAAaacaagtattaataataattaataataataataataatgatgatgatttacATTATGGTTTGATGACGTACAATTTTGAGATCTGGTTGGAGAATTTTGgggaaacaattttattttattttttaatactttaaattgcgattttaaaatacaattaaaataaataaataaaaagtcaagtttactgtgcttgtttgtagggctgcacaatttcttattattaacaacaacaataattattatttttacaaaataaatattacttaataaaaacaaaataggaaatagtactattgtaatatttcatggtacaggaaaaaatgcattacagtaagAAAAGAGAATTTTAtaattagtgtatatatatatatatgtgtgtgtgtgtgtgtgtgtgtgtataatgactataattaaagattcattaaactgttaaaattatatttatttattggatcATCACAGTTTTTGACAATAAATCTCTATTAAATTTAGCAAAATTAAAACCaaagaataaaatgttaataaaatctcATATCTCATATTGTTAAAGTTTTATGAATTTCTTTGATTAGATATGCTTTTTTGAATTGACAATAAATACAAGGCATTTCTTATGCAGGTGAGACTGCTGATGTTTTCTGGGTATACAGTGGATTGTTAGCACTCTGAAAACTGATTGGACGAGCGTTTTCTGTCTCGAGCTGTTCAGACAGAGATTTGTAGGCCGACCTGGCAGGATAATTCAGGATAAACTCCCTAAGGAATTGAATGTGGGTTTTTATAATAGAGCTTTTCTATTTATGAGTAAAATACGGTCTGTGGTTAACATTCCTTCGAGAgactttcatgttttattctacaaCAGAAATTACAGTCAGACCCTAAAGGTGAAGTTTAAACCCTTGTGTGCTTTTAAAATGCACATCGCTTTGTAAGAACTGCAATGGTTTTCTGATACGAACATAAACTTAGCTCACATCTTTCTGATTCACAACCAATATTATAAAAACACTTCTGCCATATTGGCTCAGAAATACTTATTCTCTTCCAGGTTTTAAGATCTCAATATTAACTGCTCTGTTAATGCCAGGTTTATATGTTGCTTGCCAATTTTTATGCTAACAAACAATATTTCAGGACATTTTTCTGGTATTTGTGTTTTATCGTTTATGCtggtattttacaaaaataataagtttctcattttctcattttgactttgtatttataatataatcaGGCTTATTGGTTatcactgtatgtatgtgtgtatatatatatattatatatataattattattattattatttcaatgtaaatatttataaatgacggtagtattttaattaaaatataaaaaatataaaataatgagaaccatcttaaagtattaaaattttttctaaaatataaaataaggttAATTATCCGTTCATTTTTGTAAATTGTGCATAAATTGAATTTAAGTAGAAAATGTCctaaatagtaatgataataatgtcATAATTAAAGGACATCCTATTTCAAGGTGATTCtcattatttttactctattatatttgaaattgtttaaaaGGCACAAGTATGTTAATTAAAGACAAGATAAAATTTACACACATTAAAAGTGTGTAAATAAGCAATATGTCTGATTATATACAAAAACTAATGCAAATAAAATTTTGTTAGCCCTATAAACAggcttaattaaaaaaacaaataattaaacttatttcagctaTTTGTCAAAgtgatgtttaataaaaaatgagaattaaaaaaaaaaaaaaatatatatatatatgtaaatcgtGGATAAATGTAATTAAGGCAGAACATTTCTTTAATTGTCACGAGTATAATGTCAgaacaatgcaaaaataataataataataataataataattttaaaatatttttgccatAAAATGTAATGCTTTTCTGTTTCTTGTGTTTTTGGGGTGAATGCAACCTCTGGCCTCCCATGTCCCCCTTCTCCTTTATTTTCAACAGAACACTATTTATACAGTGAAAAACACTGCTGATTGTGAGCTGATCTCTCTCAATCCCAGCATCCTCTGCTGTGTTTGCTGGAGGGAATGAATGATTCATGTGCGCCGACACTGTGCTGTGTGTTGTGTTACAGCATCATGTGACCTATTTTACAGCTCGACGCTGATCTGGAGATTCAGTCAGTCTGCCGTTAACATGATTCTCTGCCTGATCATGTGATGCACATCCAAACACAGACACATGGCATTATGTTATATCTTATCTTCTGTTTCATTACAAACACAATCAGTATATTAATTTGCATGGCAAATGATCATAAATATATGAGAATGTCTCAGTATTTGATAGCTAATATATTTTTCACTAAAAGtaaaacctttaaataaaataaacatcaattGAAATATAATCAAACCGAAATAATATATATGGTCACACTtgattttaaggtccaattctcactgttaacaAACTATTAATTATGTCGTTTGCCTccataaactcctaatttgttacttattaatagttagtttgATGGttgttaaatttatattatatacatatttaatttattatttctgtttaattatatttaatttcaatgaATGCTTATTTAATTTCAAGTATTAGAATTTAAATCACGGtagtatttatgttttattttattttattattacataatgAGAATTGGGAAAAAAAGGTAATTAACTGACttagaatgtatttttattaaattgaatgtacatataaacttattttatttcagtttgccAAGCCAGCATTTCTCATTTCATCTTATTAAGTATAAGTTTGACTATTAAAAATTACCTTTATTTTCTATGAACTTTATTAacctaattaataaaaacaaatatattaacataattaaaaagtcaaaaacacaacaaaattgctaaaactttttgaattaaagtgaaaatacaaaaataaaaccgaAATCTTAACAGAATATTAACAAAACCTTACGGTTGCTGTGTTGTTTTGCTTAGAAATGGACCCAACTACAAAAACCAGTATAGCttgtttattgtaataaataatagaCAAGAGGTTATATTTACTGCTAGAACCTTGTAGGGAGTCTAAAGTGGTTATAAATCATTcagataaaacattttcttttgacacGCAAACACATCTGACTCCAGATAAATGCCCTTTAGAAAATTAAGAGCGCAAACACTGAATCACTGTGGTTTCTATAAaactctgtttttcttttctttgaatgcTTTGCTGAATTAAATTAGGTAAAATCTAAGCTATGAAAACACAATATCTATGAAAATATCTAATGACATACAACCCTGGCTGTATGATGTTCACTGTTCATCGCAAAgtagcgcaaaaaaaaaaagtttcaactgCTAAAACAACATATTACCACAATAAAATTACCAATTGTTCTGACTCTCGCACACTTTTCAAAACCTTCTCATTTCTTTGCTGCCCGCCCCCCCAGCTCTTACAGCTGATGACTTTGCAGCATTCTTCATAAACAGATCAACAACCATCCGCAGCCAGTTCCTCACACCTCAAACTGACAATCACATCATAACATATACAAACTCTCTTCTCCTCCACTCTTCTCTCGGAGGCAGACGTTTCCAAACTGGTCCTTTCCAAGCATCCTATTAcctgtccacttgatcctatccccactcacctccttcaggcCATTTCTTCTTCAGTTAAACCTGCACTCTCTCACATCATCAACACCTCTCTTCACACTGGTACATTTCCCGTGTAaccccactgcttaagaaactcACTCTAAACACAACACTTTCAGAGagctacagaccggtatccctccTTCCATTCACTGCAAAGGCACTTGAGATAGTTGTGTTCAGCCAACTCTCTATGTTTCTTGCACAGAGCAATCTCCTGGACATCGAGCAATCTGGTTTCAAAAGctgccactcaactgagactgccctgctctaGGGTTACTCTGCGACTGGCTCAATACTCAATACTCCTCTTcttggatctgtctgctgctctTGACAcagttaatcaccagatcctcctgtccaccctcatgaagatgggcatctcaggaactgcaCTCCAGTGGTTCAAATCTTACTTCTCAGATAGGTTCTTCAGAGTGTCTTGGAGAAGGGAGGTCACCAACtcacaacttcttgctactggggttcctcaaggctcagtacttggaccacttatCTTCTTTGTCTACATgtcatctttaggatctgtcattcaaaAGCATGGTTTTTTCTATCACTGCTATGGTGATGAcgctcaactctacttctcattccaaccagattaTCCAATGATTGCTTTTTGGATTGGATTCATCCCTGACTGGATGAAAGACCACCACCTACAACTCAGCCGTgcaaagacagaactgcttgtggtctCAGCCGACCAAGAACTTCATTGCAACTTTTCTATACAGCTAGGtttgtcaaccataactccttccaggacagccatgAACCTTGGTGTTGTGATTGACGATCAGCTAAGCTTTATAGACCAAATTGCTAACAATGGCCCTatcttgcagatttgctttatacatAATCATAGAGGGATTGTTTTGAAAAACCCTAAACCAAGTTGGTGcaataaaagtatttcaggcaacaTAATGATACAGATGAAGGCTCCAGCAACACAAACCAAACACGTTTTTCCTTGCAAACATACTGTGACATTCTCGACGGCAGACAATAAGTGGAAAGTAATTTGAAACGGATGAAAAAAGGAAGTCGGGCAGTTTCCTCTTGTTGGAAAGCGTGTTTGTTTCTACACCTTTTTTCTGGACGCACCGTTGTTCCTTCCTGAGAAAAATCCGATTGCTGGAAATGACTGGAGCGAGTGTAAGCTCACAGTTCACAGACGCTTCAGTAATAATTTCCAGCGATCATATTTCACTGGGCTTTGTCAGATGGCTGCACTCGCTATGTGCTTCGAAAGCagtttttctttcaaaatgaGCATGTACTGCAGAAATACCAGCTGAGAGTCgtcattttttatcttatttagcATATTTCTACTTATTTCCATATGAACAAGGCCTGTGGAAACTGCTGAACTTCTAATGGAGTCattcaaaaattaacatttgctgaaaatgtcctcactcTCAAGACACCCAAGATTAGGAGTTATGACAATATAACAGTTTCAAAAGAGATCTTAATGTTTATCTGTGTGCATATTAGAAGTAAGATCTGATCTAAGACAGATTATGCAAGTAAGCACCTTTCATTTTACTGTAAATCTGTTAATTATTTTAGATGTCAATGTTTCGCACGTTGCTTGCTAACAATAGGAGCTCAACATGTTCTCCAGCTTTCTATGGCTCTTCACACCTGATCATGTATTGCATAAATGATTTAGTGGTTCGGATAAAAGCTTCTATTTTTGTTCCGGCCGAGGTACTTTGAAACACAACCGAAAACTCTGTGgcctaaaaaaatttaaaaggtgCTGTAAGTGATGTTCACTGGTCCATTCAGAGTCATGTGGGATTTCTCCAACTTCATATTATAATGGCCTTTCTTTTCCCAATGCTCTGAAGATGACGTAATGTAGAGAAAAAAATGGGAATCCTAGTGTTAGCTTTACAATTGTGCATTCGTCCACAGCACCTCCTGGGGGTAAATGATGCTAGAATTTCTTACTAGTGTTTTATTATCAACAGTGAGGATCATTTACTGGGTTTTGCACATCTACCGATGTTGCTAAACAGGTTTAATCATCGTGTATTGTAGAATACCTGACTTGCTACTGTTTaaagttgacccaaaaatgaaaataagctgAAAGTGTGCtcatgagtttgtgtcttcatcagatttggagaaatgtagcattgcatcacttgctcaccattggagtgaatgggtgccgtcagaatgagagtctaaacagctgaggaaaacatcccaataatccacagcactccagtccatcagtgaacatctggagaagagaaaagatgaaacacatccagcattaagatgattttaattttaaaactgcTTCTTTTGGcttaaatatgaatacataattcataatataaatTTCTTTATGGAGACTGTGAAT encodes the following:
- the LOC113052902 gene encoding E3 ubiquitin-protein ligase Midline-1-like isoform X2 codes for the protein MDTLESELTCPICLELFEDPLLLPCAHSLCFNCAHRILVSHCPSFDESSKPFSAFQCPSCRYVITLDQQGLDGLKRNVTLQNIIDRFQKASLSGPNSPTETRRCNPPPVDDDRVMSSPSEAVQCQFCEQDPPQEAVKTCVTCEVSYCQECLRATHPNKKPFTGHRLTEPVPDSRLRGLACPEHGEEKVNMYCVTDDQLICSLCKLVGHHREHQVAALGERFDKLKQMLDSNLSNLMKRNSELENLMAKLIQTCQHVEHNAALQENKLTEECDTLINIVQQRRQIISTKIKEGKVVRLRKLAQQIASCKQFVERSSSLIAQADQVLKETDHARFLQTAKSVSERVSMATASSQILIPEINLNDAFDGFALDFSREKKMLEALDYLTATVSRWQTVCLMTPSSRPSAVTQNEGPHRDETPEKHIYCSPFCSCEEL